Genomic segment of Brachyhypopomus gauderio isolate BG-103 chromosome 10, BGAUD_0.2, whole genome shotgun sequence:
GGAATTAGGTTCACAAAGTTCCCAAAATGACTTAAATTCTAATTAAATCTGAATCTCTTtgtgctggtctctctctcaccatccaTCTGTACCAGAAGCTCAGACTTTACTCGGCGACTCGCTTCATGTTCATCTGATGTTCCGCGCCTCCCACAAATAGAATCAATCTCATCAATGAAGATAGTAGTAGGTGCATAAAATCGAGCCTGTTAAAACAGGGCATTATGGGGGATGGGGGAAGAGAACCAAATTCAAAATGACCTAACCTTCTTCTTCCcattttaatttatttgaaTAAAAGGCTTAAGAGATTACACTTAAATGAAAGCCTACAATCAAGCCagcacatcatcatcatcggcCTCATATTTAATACCAAAATGACACACATCAAAGAAATCAGACAGAATCGTTTGCAGTCACTGCCTTACCATTTCAAAGAGCAGACGCACCAGCTTCTCCGACTCTCCACGGTACTtggaggtgagtgtggaggATGACACATTAAAGAAGGTGGTACCACACTCAGTGGCTACAGCTTTAGCCAGCATGGTCTTCCCAGTGCCAGGGGGACCCACCATCAGTACTCCCTGACGTGCAGAACAGAGATGCAGAGGTCACGGAGGGCTCGGGGAGGATGCTctccaaacaacaaaaaaatccccaaaagaaacaaacaaagctGGTTTACAATGATCTGacaaatatttttaatgaaCCCAATCACTATGGTACATATTTATGAAATGGTGCCACCAAGTGGACTAACATCCTAGTTACCATATACGTGAAATAATTAATTAgaaattaaatgaataaattaaatactTTACTGGTTTCTTTCTCGCATGTGGTCACTGACCCAGGAAACAATTTTACAGTACAAAAATTTCATACAGGTAGAAAAATTTGTCTTTTAGGTTTTAGATCCTGGTGAGAAAAACTTTTAGCAGCCTAATACGGCTTCTGCCAGTTTCTAGGGAAACAAGagttataaaatgtattttgtgtgtgtgtgtgtgtatgtgtgtgtgtgtgtaggagtccCCAAGCATACTTGTAAGTCTGCACCCCACACCCCATTGGGTGCAACATATTAACCTTCCATGGGCGACGAATGCCCTTGAAGAAATCTGGCATCCACATTGGCAGGACCACAGCCTCTCGCAGTAGCTTCTTGGCTTCTTCCAGATCTGCTATATCGTCCCTGCATGAGTCATGACATGAGGCAGCTTGGGTGAGTCACAGACCGGCACTGTGACTCACCAGCACACTGACTGACAGCTGTCACTCACACTGCACGGGTCCAAGCCCTCAGAGCACAGCAGATCAACAATGCAGTGTCATTCGTATTCAGTGTTTAAGAATAAACATTACGAGTAAATTGTACAAATAATGTACTAATAAATTAGCCTTGCTAACATTCGAAAACATTCCCAACCATAGGTGTGCTGGAGAATTGATGTTTGAGGTGTAAAACACAACAACAGTATGATAATGTTGTTAGGGTTTTACACCTTACTGCACCTGCTGAGCTGTCAATAGAGAACCACCCTGGCCCCCAAGGGCAGTAGGGGTCCTGTGGTTAGAAACTAATAGTAATAGTTTCTCTGTTAAAAGGGTTAAAAAGTCACTGAGTCGATAAGCATTCTCTCATGTCAGAGAGATAACATCAAGTCCTTCAGGATTTACCAGTGGATGTTTGGATTCCTTGACACGATGTCTCTCTCCAGGGCATCAACCAAATCATTGTCGTACCCTGTACCATCAAATTTCTTCAACTCTCCATCACCTTGCCCCTCCAGAGAATTCTTCTTAGACTGCCAAGACAAACATGATGATTAGATGTAATGCTAAATGCTACATTCATCTATTTCAGTCATAATGCATAGCTAACAATATATGTCAGAAATGTCTTTCAACAGGATAAGACTTTAGCGTGTACTTCTGATTTAATTTTTGCAGGGTGGAGAGGAGTTCCACGCACTCCAATTTATTCTGCAGGCTGACATTTCATAGCCGTTTCTCCTAATGAACCCTCCAAAGGATTTCCAGACAGAagaaatccttttttttttttaactgaagCAACTTTGGCTACTGCTACACTGACACAAGGCACAATTCCTTAGACTGAACtcagttttgttctgtttttgaATTACTGACTTTGTCTTCTTTTGCTTTATTTGTGCGGATGTCGCGGGCACCAGGTCTGTCTTGTTTTAAATTGGGCTGGCCCTTCCCTGCAGGTCCACGGTGCTGCAGCCCAGGAGAGTCCTTGCGCTGGGGCTTCACACCACTGGTGGGCCTCTTCACCTGGGCAGGTGCTCTGGGAGTTAGAAAGCAAACAGTAGGTATTGGCACATGTGTCCTGTCACCGTGCTTGAGTGGCTGCTCCTTATTCAGGCTCCGCTCCTCAATGTGGCAATGAGCCTACCAGAAGATGGTGAAAAGATTAGGACCTCTACTGCTGTAAAAGCCTGAGGAAAGCCAGCAGCATCCCCTCAATGAGCAGCGGGGTCCCCCAGGGCTTTGTGCTTAGTCCACTGTTGCTCACTCTGCTGACCCACGACCGTGCAGCAATGCACAGCTTGAACCACATTATcaagtttgctgatgacatgaCCCTTGTGGGTCTCATCAGCTGGGACAACGAGTCAGTGAACACAGAGGAGGTGCAGTGGCTAAAGGACTGCTGCACTGGTCTCTAAACATGGACAACGCAAAATAGATGTTGTTGACTTCAGCAAAGTATTGGGCAATCAGTCTTCGCTTGATATTCACGACTTCTTTAGGGGAATCATCATGAGCGCCTAGTGGAGAACCTCTTCTGGATCCTCAACACCAGCTCCACAGCCAAGAAAGCCCCGCAGCGACTCTACATCCTGAGGAGGCGAAGGGAAGCCCATCTCCCCcatcatcctcaccatgttctacagagagATTGTAAAGAGCATCCCGAGCAGCTGCATCACTGCCAGGTTTGGGGAATTACACCATCTGAGACCACAAGACCCTGCAGTGAATAGTGAGGACAGCCAAGAAGATCACCAGGGTCTCTTTCCCCTCCTTCATGGAAATTTACTCTACACACTGCATCTGCAAAGCCTCATTGTGGATGATCCCACACACCTATCACATGAAGCCTTCACTCTCCTGTTGTCTGGGAAAACGTACCAAAGCGTTCAGGCCCTCACAGCCAGACTGTGCAATACTTTCCTCCCCCAAGGCATCAgactcctcaactcccagagaCTGACCCAACACTTCCTCACCCACACTTAACTGAAACCATCTTACTCCCTTGATTTCTCTGCACATCCAAGTCTGTTGGCAGAACTCTATATTTAACCAAATACTGATTCTCACACTCTTGTACTTTTTCACATGTCTTAATAGTGCCTTCTACAAGAAtccaatatttaataaatatcattacatttaatgAATATTGGTTTCTGACACTGCTTTGACTACAACTTCAGTGACTGTTGGGTTCGTATGTGTATCTGCTAAACATTATGGGTTTTTTGTACTTGACTGGTGTTGCATTATATGTTATAGTGACTACTGGTCCTGCATTTCATATTaattgtttgcactttttgttcatttgtttgtttgtttttccctttgttttgtttgttgcacCATGGTCCTGGAGAAACATTAATTTGTTTCACTATATACTGGTATGTAGTTAgaataacaataaaaacaaacactctTGATGACTGACCCCATACACCCTTGACACAGCCTGGTCCACCTTCTACCATATGACAAGCAACACCAGAGCATCAGGACTTTACCACCTCATTACCGGACCAATTAGCATGATTCTACCCTCATGCTGTgaaacaccagcaccactcaaCTGCCAGCGGACTTGCTGATATACTGATCTCACATGTTAAATACTGTTGtttacatactgcactacttTCAATGTCCTGGTACATCTGTGGTACTAAACATTCTCAAAACTGTCCAGTACGGTAAAAATAACTCTGTTATATTAATAAATTACATATATTGGCTAGTGGCATGTCACAGAAAACAAATTTCTGTTACTATAGCAATGACAGGAAAAGCAGAGCACTGAGCACATTAGCATACTGTCTGACCAATGCAGGAGCAGCTAATGAGGTGAAGAAGGGACCCCTGTACCTGTGCTCTGCTGGGGTAGGTGGTGGCCACACTGCAGGGTCCCTCGAGCATTCCTCTGGTTGAGGATTAGGAAAGTCAACTGGCTTATCCAACTTGAAACTCTCCAGAGTGTTTACAATGCTTCTGACCTGTTCATATTCATCCACCAGCTCTTGCCTAACCTGTAGTCAGGATATAAATAACAACAGGACAATGCATGGATCTTTGTCATAGGAATGATTTATCCATGTTTGCCAGATAAGAGCACATGGctacacaaaataaaaaatcagTCCAGTGACTTGAATTGTCTTATGGTCCTTTCCTTTTAATAAAACAGGTCATGTTAGGCTTTAACAGTATGTTTTATTAAGGCTTACCTGCTGCCATTTAACTTTCAGTGCAGGGTCCCTAAGAGCCTGACAGTGCTTGTTAATCTGTTGTATGACACCCTGGTAGTACACCATGGAAGAGTCGTAGTTCCCAAGCAATGCatactctctccccctttttgCATTGTCACAAATCTCAGTCAAATTCATCATGGCAAAATAGAATTGTAGGAAGAGAATTTGCTACAAGAGATGCAAGATGGGTGATTAGATTGCCATTACAGTTGTTTGACTATAGACGTTTTTGTTGATGTTGTCGATTGCAGACAAGCCATTGGAAGTCAAATGTCCTGGCAACAACAGAGAAAGAGTTTAGTTAGTAAGCTTATACAGATATACACTTTTATACACTTATAGGGTTCAGTTGAACGCTTATTGTATTTAAGGCTCTCACTCGAGGTAGGCTACTGAAGAACAGCTAGGCACTAAACCTTAACCTTTACAAAAGGGCTACGTTCCaataaatataattatttttCGGGATGAACTCAAAACGCAGACTTTAGAGACAGTGAATGTGCGAGGCATTACTAATAACATACTTAACGGCGCTAAGAATTTATTAAAGCATGCTTAAAATGCATAACCAGCGTCTTTGTCGCTATTAGGACTATTGACTAGGGATTTGTAGTTTAATACGCATAGTCCCTTTTAGACATTAGACGGCGAAAATGGTTAATGGTACAACAATTCCCATCAGGCACTTGCGAAAAACGCCCTCAGACCAAGGCCGCCGAAATCTATAGATTCGCATGGcaacacatttttttcatttaCTTTAATATCCTTAAATAAACATGAAATTGTGGCTCTGTATTACATTCTAATACATGTTTGGTCGAGAAAAAATAAGTGTTTACCTTTATTTAGAGGTATTTTTACGTCCGCGGCACTGATCGTCGAGTGCTGACGTTACCATGGCCGCAGAAAGACGCCGAACGGAATGACGACAGGGAAAGAGGCGGGGTTTCCAAGAAACTTGATCGTAACGTTGGACCATTCAGTTGTTTTTGTAAGGAACATTTTAAGTGTCACTCCCTCAAGTACACTCAGGCCAAAACAGCAGAGGACATACTGAAAATAGCAAGCAACTACCGTGTGATTATAAACCGTATATATTTTGCCTGTTCCCCAGGTACATGCACAACTGTTTTCaaattctaccttggagattccaagcaactacgtagcacttttgtaagtcgctctggataagagcgtctgctaaatgccataaatgtaaatgtaaagggTGCTTTGCTATATTTAAGGTaagtaaaacaacaaaaaaataaaaaccaaaacaGTTCATCTTATCTTGCAGACCAGGTgaagaaggaaactggaggacTGGAAAAGAGCAGGGCGTTATGTCCTGATAGCATCAAACCCAGAGTCCTGAGACAGTGTACTGAGACCGTTCTGATACTTTGTGTGAAATTCTTGCGTACATCTTTAACCTGCAGCCTGGCAAGAGTCCT
This window contains:
- the katnal1 gene encoding katanin p60 ATPase-containing subunit A-like 1; translated protein: MMNLTEICDNAKRGREYALLGNYDSSMVYYQGVIQQINKHCQALRDPALKVKWQQVRQELVDEYEQVRSIVNTLESFKLDKPVDFPNPQPEECSRDPAVWPPPTPAEHRAPAQVKRPTSGVKPQRKDSPGLQHRGPAGKGQPNLKQDRPGARDIRTNKAKEDKSKKNSLEGQGDGELKKFDGTGYDNDLVDALERDIVSRNPNIHWDDIADLEEAKKLLREAVVLPMWMPDFFKGIRRPWKGVLMVGPPGTGKTMLAKAVATECGTTFFNVSSSTLTSKYRGESEKLVRLLFEMARFYAPTTIFIDEIDSICGRRGTSDEHEASRRVKSELLVQMDGVGGALENDDPSKMVMVLAATNFPWDIDEALRRRLEKRIYIPLPSAKGRAELLKISLKEVEVAADVDLAIIAEKIEGYSGADITNVCRDASMMAMRRRIHGLSPEEIRALSKDELQMPVTMEDFELTLKKISKSVSSADLEKYEAWMNEFGSA